Genomic window (Chondrocystis sp. NIES-4102):
GTTTTACCTTTAGGTATCTTCTTTCCTTTATTTAGAATACCTGCGGTATATTTTTTAGGTTTTTGGTTTCTAGAACAAGCTTTAAACGGTATTTCTTCTTTAGAAGTTACTACTTCTGTGGGAATGGAAACTGGTGGGGTTGCTTATTGGGCGCACGCTGGCGGATTTATTGCTGGTGCAGTCTTAGGCCCTGTTTTAGGATTATTTTCAAGCAAGTCCGACACACCAGAAGTTATTGGATAATTGATAATTGATAACTATTTACTGAGCAATAATCACTGCTTAAGATGAGTTTTCTATTTTTATCGAAATTATTACCTTTATTTCTTTATCCTTTAGGACTATCTTGTTTACTATTATTGACCGCTTTATGGTTGTGCTATAAGCGATCGCGCTGGACTTTTATACCAATTTTATTAGTTTTCTTTATCCTAGTAATTGCTGGTAACACCCAATTTAGTAATAATTTAGTCCGCTCCTTAGAAGGACAATATTTACCTCAAGAAAACATCCCTTCAGCAGAAGCAATTGTAGTCTTAGGTGGGGCAACTCGTAATCATGAACCACCTAGAATAATGCCAGATATGAGCGATCGCGGAGATCGTTTATTGTATGCAGCTAAACTCTATCAGCAAGGAGTCGCACCATTACTTATCTTGACGGGTGGACGTATCGAATGGTTTGGGGGAGAATCATCGGAAGCAGAAAGTATGGCAACGATTTTAGAATTGATGGGTATTCCCCGCCAGGCGATGTTATTGGAATCTAAGGCTCTAAATACCTACGAAAATGCAATTTATACTAAAGAGATTTTAAAACAACGTCAGATTAAAAATATTATACTGGTTACTTCTGCTGCCCATATGCCCAGATCTCTAGCTATTTTCAAAAAACAAGGAATTAAGGCTATCCCAGCACCAGCAGATATTCTAATTAGCGATCGCAATCTTATTGAAAATCAATTTAGTACCGAGTCTCGGATTTTAAGTTTTATTCCCGATACTGAAAGTCTCGATCGCACCACTCAAATTTTAAAAGAATATATTGGTACTTTTATTTACTATCTCAAGGGATGGTTGTAGGAGTTAGGTAGTAGGTAGTAGGTAGTAGGTAATATTCACGCTATTGATAATTAAGAATGGATAATTGATAGTTACCCCTGCCTTTCGCTCCAGAGGTCAAGCGACCAAATTAATTAATTATCAATTGTCAATTGTCAATTATCCATGTTTAAGCGTATTGCTAAGAAGCTAAAAAGCGTATTGCTAAAAACTAATTAATTGGCAACGGAGTCTATTCAACAAGAATAATATCCAGCTAAAAACTATAGATGGTTTAGACAGAATGGCTAAATCTTTGTTGAAAGAATTGAGTAAACAAGCGAATTTTAGTATTTAAATGGCGATTTGAAGCATAAACCAAGCAAAGAGACAGAGTGGATGGTTGATATTCGCTTAAGACAATGGTTAGGGTTTCGGTGGTTAACTGCTGTTGAATAATAAATGTCGGTAACATAGCAATTCCTAACCCTTTAACTGCTGCATCTTTTAATACTTCACCATTATTAGAACATATCAATCCTTTAACTGTTACTTGGTATTCTTGTTCTTGCTTAAATAATTGCCATTGATTACCTGTAACCAAATGTCCATAATGTAAACAGGAATGTTGCTTTAACTGTTGAGGATGTTCAGGCACACCATATCTATCAATGTAACTGGGAGCAGCACAAAGTACCCTGGGTATAGGGGCGATCGCATGGCAGATTAAATTAGCAGAGGTTTCTGGTTGAGCAATTCTGATGGTTAGATCATACCCTTCGGTTATCGGATCGATAAAGCGATCATCAAGGGTTAATTGGATTTGTAATTGCGGATATAAAGCAACAAAATCAGCGATCGCCTGACTTAAATGTATTGTGCCGAAAGACATGGGCGCATTAATTCTCAGTGTTCCCTTGGGTTCGCTTTCCAATTGGGATACTTCTAATTCTGCCGTTTCCACTTCTGCCAAAATATTAACGCACCGTTCATAAAAAGTTAATCCTACTGGGGTGGTTTTAACCTGTCTAGTACTTCGTTGCAAAAGTTGGACGTTTAATTCTGTTTCTAAATTAATTACAAGTTTATTCACTGCTGAACGAGATATCCCCATTTTTCTAGCAGCAGCAGCAAATCCTCCTGATTGAACTACCTGAGTAAAGGCTCGCATACTGGCGAATTTATCCATGATTGTCAACTATATGGAAACAATGCTGTTATAAAATAGCATATTGTCTTTTAAATAGATTCAATAGATAATAAATATATAAAATAAATCAAAACCAAGGAGGGAAAAAATATGATCACCATTCGTCCGCAAGCAGAAAGAGGTGCTGTCAATCTTGGTTGGTTAGATAGCAAACATACTTTTTCTTTTGGTAGTTACTACGATCCACGACAAATGGGATTTGCCAGTCTGCGAGTTATTAATGATGATCTAATTCAACCAGCACAAGGTTTTGGTACTCATGGACATCAAGACATGGAAATTATTACTTATGTCCTCTCTGGTGCATTACAACATCGCGATAGTATGGGAAACGGTTCTATAATTCGTGCGGGAGATGTACAAAGAATGTCCGCAGGTACAGGGGTAAAACATAGTGAATTTAATGCCTCAACCACAGATGCCGTTCATTTATTACAGATTTGGATTTTACCCGCGACAAACGGTATAGAACCTGGTTATGAAGAGAAAAACTTTCCCAAAGCCGAAAAACAAGGAAAATTAAAACTAATAGGTTCACAACATGGACGCGACAATTCAGTAACTATTCATCAAGATGTTAATCTTTACGCTGCTAACTTAGAAACCGAAGATCGCCTAACCTATACAATTAGAGATAATCGTGTTGTCTGGCTACAAGTAGCTAAAGGAGATATTCTACTCAATCAACGACAACTTGAGGCTGGCGACGGTGCAGCAATCAATCATGAAACTGAAATTACTATTACTGGTAATAGTCAAGATGCTGAAATATTGTTGTTTGATTTAGCAAAGTAAGCAGTTACAAAGGCGGTATGGGTTTATTAAGTAATAATGCAATGGTGATTATTCTCACTTTTTAAACCCTTTTCCTATAAGCTACCTTAATAAATTGAACTTAAGGCATTTAAGGTAATCCAGATTCATTTCCTGGGGAAACTTGATCATCTTTATCCTCAGAAGCATTAGAGACAAGTTCTTTCATCTGAGGATCATTAAAAAATTTCCGAGTATCTTCAATTAAGCGTTTTCCCCAAAGATTATCTTCAAGAAACTTAATCTTTCCATAATTGTTATCTAATTTTAATGCAGCCTTACCCAATTCAATACCTTTAGCAACCTGACCTTCAGTAAATAAAGCTACAGCAAGAGCTAATTGAGGTTCTGCCTGTTTACCATCAACTTTAATAACAGCTTGCCAAGACTTCATAGCTTCCTGGCGATCGCCCTGTTCATATTCTACCAACCCAACATTATTTAAAGCGGGCCAAAACTCTTTTTCTATAGCATAAGCTTTTTCATAGGATTCGATCGCCTTATCTAATTCTGATAATTTAAAATAAGTATTGCCTAGGGTAAACAGGGCATCAGGAGCATCATCTGCTATTTCTAATGTAGCTTCTAATTTCTCTTTAGCTAGTTGATAATCACCCTTTTGAAAATAGGCAGAACCCAACTCAAATAGAATTGCTTCTTGATCTGGTGCTAAAGATTCAGCTTTTTTTAAAACTTTAATACTTTCGTCAACTTTTTGCTGTTGCAGATAAATACTACCGACAACATACCAAACATTATAATTGCCAGGGGCTAGCTGCGTTGCCAATTGGGCCCTAGGTAAAGCCAGATCATATTGTTGAAAACGGCTTAATTGTGCAGCCTCTTGTATTAACTGCAAACCTTGCAATTCTAATTTTTCAGAATCTAATTTAGGAATATATGGTAGTACAGCTTGTCCCCTAACTGGCAAAGATATACTAGAAATGCCAGCGCAAGTTATCAAAGAAATAAACCAGTTAAGTTTAGGCACGAGTTTGTTCTCAATTATAAATTATTAATATTCACAAGTTACTTCATTGTTTAACTAAACAGCAAATTTTATGTCAAATTATCTACTTCAGCAACTTATGTAGAGATTGAGAGGAAAAATTTAGAATCTTGATCATTAAAAAGGAGATTTTGCTTAAGATATAAATTCGGTATCGTTTGATAGCTAAAAAGTGGACATGAGACAGCAGCTAGATTGGTTAAGATTGCAAAAAGCATTATCTGTAGAAGCAGAACGAGGTTATCCAGATTTAATGGGCAATCAGTACCGTTTTAGTGAGTTTTTGTGTCTAAATTTGGGTAAACCCCCTGAAAATATTCCTAAAGAAGAAAGAATTCAATGGCAGGATCTCGCCCAAAAGTTTGCAGATTACAGTAATTTAAGCTCCTCTCAAAGAAAACAATTAGTTACTCGCACGCAGAATTTTCTCTATAAACAAAAAGCGATCGCCGATGCCGACACCCCACCCAAGCCTAAAGTTCCACGCACTGCATCTTTAAAAAGTCCACAAGCTAAAACATATTTTAATCAAACCCTAACTCTAGATCAACCGTTAAGTAGAGTGGTTGATGTTGGACGTAGAAGTAGTTATTTGGAGCGTTTGGGACTATATGTAGTTAGAGACTTGTTATTTTATTATCCTCGTGATCATCTAGACTATGCACGCCAAGTACAAATTGCCCATCTAGAGCCTGGAGAAACAGTAACAGTCATTGGTACAGTTAAAAGCTCTAAATGTTTTAGTAGCCCCAAAAACAAAAAACTAACCATCTTTGAATTAGTTTTAACCGATGCTTCAGGAAGACTAAAAATCAATCGTTTTCTCACAGGTACTCGTTACAATAACCCAGGTACACAAGCTGTTTATAAACGCCAGTATCCTGAAGGCGCAATAGTGGCTGTCTCAGGACTAGTTAAACATAATAAATATGGTGTGACACTTGATAAACCCGAAATAGAAGTATTAGATAGTGCGGGGGCAAGTATAGAATCATTAAAAATAGGTCGAGTATTACCTGTATATCCTTTAACCGAGGGAGTACCAGCAGATACCGTGAGAAAATCAGTAATTGCTGTTTTACCTGCTGCTGCTCAACTAAAAGATCCTTTACCTAGTCAGATAAGAAATCAATATGGGTTAATCAAATTAAATACTGCGATCGCTTGGATTCATTTCCCCCAAAACCGCGAAGAACTTACCCACGCGAGAAGAAGATTAGTATTTGATGAATTTTTCTATCTTCAATTGGGCTTTTTGCAACGTCGTCAACTATTAAAACAAAATCAAATCAGTGCTAGTTTTGCTCCCCAAGGCGAACTAATCGAGCAATTCAATCAAATTATCCCCTTCAAACTTACTCAAGCTCAACAAAGAGTTGTCAACGAAATATTTCAAGATTTAAATAAGTCTGACACCCCTATGAATCGTCTTGTACAAGGGGATGTAGGCTCTGGAAAAACCGTTGTTGCAGTATTTGCTATCCTAGCTGCAATTCAATCTGGTTATCAAGCTGCTTTAATGGCACCGACAGAAGTCTTAGCAGAACAACATTATCGTAAATTAGTTAGCTGGTTTAATTTACTCCATCTGCCTGTGGAATTATTAACAGGCTCAACCAAAACCGCTAAACGTCGAGAAATCCATTCCCAATTGCAAAACGGAGAATTACCCCTACTAGTTGGAACTCATGCCCTAATTCAAGATACAGTTAATTTTCATAAATTGGGTTTAGCAGTGATCGACGAACAACATCGTTTTGGAGTCCAGCAACGGGCAACTCTTTTAAGTAAAGGCAAATCTCCCCACGTACTCACCATGACGGCTACCCCAATTCCTCGCACCCTCGCTCTAACTCTCCACGGAGATCTTGATGTTAGTCAGATCGATGAATTACCTCCAGGTAGACAAGCAATTCAGACATTAATTAAGCAAGGTAAAGATCGCAAACAAGTTTACGATTTAATTCGCCGAGAAGTCGCCCAGGGTAGACAGGCTTATATTATTTTCCCCCTAGTGGAAGAATCAGAAAAGCTCGACCTCAAAGCAGCTACTGAGGAACATCAGCGTTTATCAGAAGTAGTTTTTCCTGAGTTAAATATTGCCCTGCTACATGGTCGCATGAGTTCTGTTGAAAAGGATACAGCTTTAAATTCATTCCGCGATAATCAAGCTCAAATAATAGTTTCCACAACGGTTATTGAAGTAGGCGTTGACGTACCCAATGCTACAGTTATGCTCATTGAACACGCAGAACGTTTTGGTTTATCTCAATTACATCAATTACGTGGACGTGTAGGTAGAGGTAACAGTAAATCCTATTGCTTTTTAATGAGTAGTAGCAAAAATCTCGAAGCCAGACAGCGTTTAACAGTGTTAGAAGAGTCTCAAGATGGTTTTTTCATTTCTGAAGCTGATATGCGGTTTCGTGGGCCAGGAGCAGTATTAGGCACTCGTCAGTCAGGTTTACCCGACTTTGCCTTAGCAAGTTTAGTAGAAGATCAAGAAGTACTTAATTTGGCAAGGGAAGCAGCAGAAAAAATTATTACTGGGGACAAATTATTAGTTAACTTTCCCTCCCTTAAACAGGAATTAGAAATACGTTATCGTCGTTTGATGGGTGGCGATATTTTAACTTGATGTGATGTTAAATTATTTTCTGAGCATCTTAGCTTTTAGCTCTGAGCTTCTGAGCTTTTAGCTTTTAGCTTTAACTACTATTCCTACTACCAGACTCGTTACTCGTTACTCTCATTGTCCCCTTGTGGGATTACTCAAACCCCACTACCTACTACCTACTACCCAAACCCCCACAGCTACTATATACACCCAGGAGACAGGAGAGCGAAAAATCTTTTTACTTCCTAACTCCTGGACTTTATTTTTTAGATAATTTAATTATTCTTGTCCAAGCACTTATTAATTAATTTAATTTCATCTAGTTTCCATTACTTTAGTTAATCTTTCAATTGCTCCTGTTAATCTTTCTTGAGCTACAATTGCTGGCTCAACTACTTGTTCTACTTCTTGTGCTAGTGCTTCTTGACGTGTTAAGCGTCTTTTTGCCTTTTCAAAAGTTTGAATTAATAAATAAAGACAGAAAGCAATAACTAAAAAGTTAAGTACAGCAGCTAAAAATAAACCATACTTAATACCACCTGCGGATAAATCTGCCAGCCTATCTACTCCAGCAGCTTGCATAGCAGGATTTAAAATTACAGGGGTGATAATATCTGCTACCAAAGAATCAACAATTTTACCAAATGCTGCACCGATAATTACTGCAACTGCCAAATCAATTACGTTTCCACGCATAATAAAATCGCGGAAACCTGCTAAAAACCCACCTGCTGCTTGCGCTCCTTGTCTAACCATAATTTTTCAATCTCTATGTTCTAAATATTTGACTATTTTGATTAGGAAGATTATAAAGGCTTTTGCAGAAATCGCAAGTTTAGATTTAATAAAGATATTGTTAATTTGAGAATGATTGTAATTTACAATTTAGGGCTTCTAATTGTTGCCAACATAAATATAAAGCACGAGGAACATGAAAGCAGCCTTTCCATTTACCACCTTTTAAATTGAGTAAAATTGCTCCTTTTCGGTCTAAATAGCCAAACCATTCTTGATAATTGGGATCACTAAAGTGTTTCCAGGTATAATTGTGAATTTGATAAAACCAATCTAAACATTCCTGTCTACCAGTCAGATTAAATCCCATCAATAAAGCTACTAAAGTTTCCAAATGTACCCACCAAAGTTTTTGATTCCATTCCAACTGTTGGGGCGGATGACCTTTTAAATCCAGGAAATAATAGATACCTTGATATTCTTTGTCCCAAGCAAAATTAAGAATATTTAAGACTAAATTAACAGCTTGATTAATTAAATCCAAATTATTTTGGCGATGAGCAATATCCATGATGAACCACATAGCTTCAATGCCATGACCAGGATTAAGTAATCTGCCCTCAAAACAATCTA
Coding sequences:
- a CDS encoding LysR family transcriptional regulator, which codes for MDKFASMRAFTQVVQSGGFAAAARKMGISRSAVNKLVINLETELNVQLLQRSTRQVKTTPVGLTFYERCVNILAEVETAELEVSQLESEPKGTLRINAPMSFGTIHLSQAIADFVALYPQLQIQLTLDDRFIDPITEGYDLTIRIAQPETSANLICHAIAPIPRVLCAAPSYIDRYGVPEHPQQLKQHSCLHYGHLVTGNQWQLFKQEQEYQVTVKGLICSNNGEVLKDAAVKGLGIAMLPTFIIQQQLTTETLTIVLSEYQPSTLSLCLVYASNRHLNTKIRLFTQFFQQRFSHSV
- a CDS encoding Pirin domain protein, producing MITIRPQAERGAVNLGWLDSKHTFSFGSYYDPRQMGFASLRVINDDLIQPAQGFGTHGHQDMEIITYVLSGALQHRDSMGNGSIIRAGDVQRMSAGTGVKHSEFNASTTDAVHLLQIWILPATNGIEPGYEEKNFPKAEKQGKLKLIGSQHGRDNSVTIHQDVNLYAANLETEDRLTYTIRDNRVVWLQVAKGDILLNQRQLEAGDGAAINHETEITITGNSQDAEILLFDLAK
- a CDS encoding TPR repeat-containing protein is translated as MPKLNWFISLITCAGISSISLPVRGQAVLPYIPKLDSEKLELQGLQLIQEAAQLSRFQQYDLALPRAQLATQLAPGNYNVWYVVGSIYLQQQKVDESIKVLKKAESLAPDQEAILFELGSAYFQKGDYQLAKEKLEATLEIADDAPDALFTLGNTYFKLSELDKAIESYEKAYAIEKEFWPALNNVGLVEYEQGDRQEAMKSWQAVIKVDGKQAEPQLALAVALFTEGQVAKGIELGKAALKLDNNYGKIKFLEDNLWGKRLIEDTRKFFNDPQMKELVSNASEDKDDQVSPGNESGLP
- a CDS encoding ATP-dependent DNA helicase RecG, with protein sequence MRQQLDWLRLQKALSVEAERGYPDLMGNQYRFSEFLCLNLGKPPENIPKEERIQWQDLAQKFADYSNLSSSQRKQLVTRTQNFLYKQKAIADADTPPKPKVPRTASLKSPQAKTYFNQTLTLDQPLSRVVDVGRRSSYLERLGLYVVRDLLFYYPRDHLDYARQVQIAHLEPGETVTVIGTVKSSKCFSSPKNKKLTIFELVLTDASGRLKINRFLTGTRYNNPGTQAVYKRQYPEGAIVAVSGLVKHNKYGVTLDKPEIEVLDSAGASIESLKIGRVLPVYPLTEGVPADTVRKSVIAVLPAAAQLKDPLPSQIRNQYGLIKLNTAIAWIHFPQNREELTHARRRLVFDEFFYLQLGFLQRRQLLKQNQISASFAPQGELIEQFNQIIPFKLTQAQQRVVNEIFQDLNKSDTPMNRLVQGDVGSGKTVVAVFAILAAIQSGYQAALMAPTEVLAEQHYRKLVSWFNLLHLPVELLTGSTKTAKRREIHSQLQNGELPLLVGTHALIQDTVNFHKLGLAVIDEQHRFGVQQRATLLSKGKSPHVLTMTATPIPRTLALTLHGDLDVSQIDELPPGRQAIQTLIKQGKDRKQVYDLIRREVAQGRQAYIIFPLVEESEKLDLKAATEEHQRLSEVVFPELNIALLHGRMSSVEKDTALNSFRDNQAQIIVSTTVIEVGVDVPNATVMLIEHAERFGLSQLHQLRGRVGRGNSKSYCFLMSSSKNLEARQRLTVLEESQDGFFISEADMRFRGPGAVLGTRQSGLPDFALASLVEDQEVLNLAREAAEKIITGDKLLVNFPSLKQELEIRYRRLMGGDILT
- a CDS encoding large conductance mechanosensitive channel protein, producing MVRQGAQAAGGFLAGFRDFIMRGNVIDLAVAVIIGAAFGKIVDSLVADIITPVILNPAMQAAGVDRLADLSAGGIKYGLFLAAVLNFLVIAFCLYLLIQTFEKAKRRLTRQEALAQEVEQVVEPAIVAQERLTGAIERLTKVMETR